In Armatimonadota bacterium, the following are encoded in one genomic region:
- the tsaE gene encoding tRNA (adenosine(37)-N6)-threonylcarbamoyltransferase complex ATPase subunit type 1 TsaE: MTAPRPRAVRTTSPAETEGLGRCLGALLRAGDVVALSGDLGAGKTVLARGIAEGAGTRGHIASPTFTLIREYHGPVVVYHADLFRLDEPAQLADVGLEEVLDGAGVTIIEWAEKARALLPAEYLGIEIRFTDQEEVREILLVPYGARYEAMVGRLLGRQGERDAHPGD, translated from the coding sequence ATGACCGCGCCCCGGCCGCGGGCCGTCCGCACCACGTCTCCTGCGGAAACCGAAGGCCTCGGCCGGTGCCTGGGAGCGTTGCTGCGGGCCGGAGATGTCGTAGCCCTCTCCGGCGACCTCGGTGCGGGGAAGACGGTCCTGGCCCGGGGGATCGCCGAGGGAGCGGGGACCCGGGGGCACATCGCCAGTCCCACCTTCACGCTCATCCGGGAATACCACGGACCGGTGGTCGTCTACCACGCCGACCTGTTCCGGCTCGACGAGCCGGCCCAGCTGGCGGACGTCGGATTGGAAGAGGTCCTGGACGGCGCCGGCGTGACCATCATCGAGTGGGCGGAGAAGGCCCGGGCCCTGCTCCCGGCGGAATACCTGGGGATCGAGATCCGCTTCACCGACCAGGAGGAGGTCAGGGAGATCCTTCTCGTCCCCTACGGCGCGCGCTACGAGGCGATGGTCGGCCGCCTCCTGGGACGGCAGGGAGAGCGTGATGCGCATCCTGGCGATTGA
- the tsaB gene encoding tRNA (adenosine(37)-N6)-threonylcarbamoyltransferase complex dimerization subunit type 1 TsaB, which translates to MRILAIETATAEGSVALLEGDRVLRQVVASVPQRHLEWLAPAIDQALQAVGWRPAEVQAVAVSRGPGTFTGVRIGVATAAAWARATGIPLVAVSTLETLAAGVEEGGLICPVLDARRGEVVGALFEGDGALRRVTEDFVVPVEALLAELPKDRSVVLAGDALARYGEVLRAHPQVRLARADRWVPRAATTGRLALTRLLRGEHDDPYRVVPTYARPAPVAVSRA; encoded by the coding sequence ATGCGCATCCTGGCGATTGAGACCGCCACCGCGGAAGGCAGCGTGGCCCTGCTGGAGGGCGATCGGGTGCTGCGACAGGTCGTGGCCTCCGTGCCGCAGCGCCACCTGGAGTGGCTGGCGCCGGCCATCGACCAGGCCCTGCAGGCGGTCGGATGGCGCCCGGCGGAGGTGCAGGCCGTGGCGGTCTCGCGCGGGCCGGGCACCTTCACGGGGGTGCGCATCGGCGTGGCCACGGCCGCGGCCTGGGCGCGCGCCACGGGCATTCCCCTCGTGGCCGTCTCCACCCTGGAAACGCTGGCGGCCGGGGTGGAGGAGGGAGGGCTGATCTGTCCGGTGCTGGATGCGCGAAGAGGAGAGGTGGTCGGCGCGCTGTTCGAAGGCGACGGTGCGCTGCGGCGCGTGACGGAGGATTTCGTCGTCCCCGTGGAGGCGCTGCTGGCGGAGCTGCCGAAAGATCGCTCCGTGGTCTTGGCCGGCGACGCCCTGGCGCGCTACGGGGAGGTGCTGCGCGCGCATCCGCAGGTCCGCCTGGCGCGGGCCGACCGCTGGGTCCCCCGCGCGGCCACGACCGGACGCCTGGCCTTGACCCGGCTCCTCAGAGGCGAACATGACGATCCCTATCGGGTGGTGCCCACCTACGCCCGGCCGGCCCCCGTGGCGGTGAGCCGGGCGTGA